The Tripterygium wilfordii isolate XIE 37 chromosome 4, ASM1340144v1, whole genome shotgun sequence genome has a window encoding:
- the LOC119996853 gene encoding aspartic proteinase Asp1-like, whose amino-acid sequence MGIWTLVKSLTCVHYRARQKFGSGSSEPDSPIQCRSFDTLLACIHLSLSLPPIARTPGLSNKSKSFHAEKFRWILEAKKLLLYTYTVSTVCIHIAQTQSLKLTRLHRSMEGKTPSPVPPMMMMAVLLYMIFQSYFSKALGAFSFVFPVHQNVHTGRAYFTNIDIGSPHKSFELHIDSGNDLTWVQCDVSCRDCNLRQGLYKPAQSSFVKCEDPLCTAIHGDDHNCPDPNARCRYLLDDYADLKSTEGYLVKDVFSLQLRDGSVIQYPLVFGCGYKQIGDFKGNGVLGLSRGQVSLLSQMDSEDLIHKETGHCLSSEGGGYLFLGSDLIPSGVSWTPIIDSYKENYLSGPVDLLFDGTETQVKQLEFDFDSGFSLSYLDKPSYEHTLNLINQVLKGTPLTSADPVDDSSICWTHNQQPIRSLNDITHFFPKLTLKFTNGQDINMLELPAKNYIILVGEKVCLGISESEESVMENPNVIGVNFMQDKMVIYSSVHSRIGWTPRSSCDIP is encoded by the exons ATGGGGATTTGGACACTTGTAAAG TCTTTGACATGTGTACATTATAGAGCAAGGCAG AAATTTGGGTCCGGTTCAAGTGAACCAGACAGTCCAATACAATGCCGTTCCTTCGATACTTTACTTGCATGCATCcatctgtctctctctcttcctcctaTCGCAAGAACTCCTGGGCTTTCAAACAAATCCAAGAGTTTTCATGCGGAAAAATTTAGGTGGATTTTGGAGGCTAAA AAGCTTTTGTTATACACTTATACCGTCTCAACTGTATGTATACATATTGCCCAAACTCAGTCCCTCAAACTCACAAGGCTTCACCGGTCGATGGAAGGGAAAACCCCAAGTCCAGTGCCACCAATGATGATGATGGCGGTATTGTTGTATATGATCTTTCAAAGCTATTTCTCAAAAGCCTTGGGTGCTTTCTCCTTTGTTTTTCCTGTACACCAGAATGTTCATACTGGAAG GGCCTACTTCACGAACATTGATATAGGCAGCCCACACAAGTCTTTCGAGCTTCACATTGATAGTGGTAATGACCTTACTTGGGTCCAATGTGATGTATCTTGCAGGGATTGCAACCtg CGTCAAGGACTTTACAAGCCAGCACAAAGTAGCTTTGTGAAATGTGAGGATCCCTTATGCACTGCTATCCATGGAGATGACCACAATTGTCCAGATCCAAATGCTCGGTGTCGATATCTACTTGATGATTATGCTGATTTAAAATCAACAGAAGGTTACCTGGTCAAAGATGTTTTTTCTCTACAACTTAGAGATGGATCTGTTATTCAGTATCCTTTGGTATTTGG GTGTGGATACAAGCAAATTGGAGATTTTAAAGGCAATGGAGTACTTGGTCTTAGTAGGGGTCAAGTTAGTTTATTGTCTCAAATGGATTCAGAGGATCTAATACATAAAGAGACTGGCCATTGTTTAAGTAGTGAAGGAGGTGGGTATTTATTCTTAGGAAGTGATCTTATACCTTCAGGAGTCTCGTGGACACCAATCATTGATAGTTATAAAGA GAATTACCTATCAGGACCAGTAGATCTCTTATTTGATGGAACAGAGACTCAAGTAAAGCAACTTGAATTTGATTTCGATAGTGGATTTTCTTTGTCCTATTTAGATAAGCCATCCTATGAACACACTCTTAATCTG ATTAACCAAGTTCTGAAAGGAACACCATTGACATCTGCAGACCCAGTGGACGACTCTTCAATATGTTGGACACACAACCAACAACCTATTAGATCCCTTAACGATATTACACACTTTTTCCCGAAGTTGACCTTGAAGTTCACAAATGGACAAGACATTAATATGCTGGAATTACCAGCCAAGAATTATATCATACTTGTGGGA GAAAAAGTGTGCTTAGGGATTTCGGAGAGTGAGGAATCAGTCATGGAAAATCCGAATGTAATTGGAG tcAATTTCATGCAGGATAAGATGGTGATATATAGTAGTGTCCATTCTCGCATTGGATGGACTCCCAGAAGTAGCTGCGACATCCCTTAG
- the LOC119996430 gene encoding uncharacterized protein LOC119996430 isoform X3, giving the protein MAFLASCWIIIESVVIPDGLKKWFCLSFYIHPFFLFACQIFLWLRFLYACLSVIISFPFRVVCVMVLYIYKWFQSFVIYIFSFTRSTNFEVTEEGENLDVVPCFNHHNQTVVLNSCLTIAPTIYLPKVIEPLTDVFENETDGRDDAVLQEDEQVLCFDKDASINVNLSSPSCSNLSENYDNLNDGHLLHSSISSSTTNDLDMISSSTSDCSTNLSCLDGVVTDGQYADKFYEKYTERMRWFDVLNHERTCGISAIFHKQWSSPSSVESTGIVDFSPPNSSWSKMTGKRLLKSLESDFELVYVAQSCLSWEALHHQYRKVEALAGQNGVFYSNVAGEFQKFQVLLERFMEDQRSDGKRVWSYVRGRFSFKSLLQVPELPGFVEEEKGDMKRGACRVKDVLNAIEKCIQAFWVFVKTENKRSWWKLRTSTWTYPAVEDARDLALLAEHTRCL; this is encoded by the exons ATGGCTTTCCTCGCGTCCTGTTGGATCATTATTGAATCTGTGGTCATCCCAGATGGATTAAAGAAGTGGTTTTGTTTGAGCTTCTATATCcatcccttttttctttttgcttgccAGATTTTTCTCTGGTTAAGATTTCTGTACGCATGCCTTTCGGTTATCATCTCTTTCCCTTTTAGAGTAGTCTGTGTTATGGTTTTGTATATATACAAGTGGTTTCAAAGTTTTGTCATCTACATTTTCTCATTTACTAGGTCAACTAATTTTGAAGTTACAGAAGAGGGAGAAAACTTAGACGTCGTTCCGTGTTTTAATCATCATAATCAGACAGTTGTTTTGAATAGTTGTTTAACCATAGCGCCAACAATATACTTACCTAAAGTGATAGAACCTCTGACAGATGTGTTTGAGAATGAAACTGATGGCAGAGATGATGCAGTTCTTCAGGAGGATGAGCAAGTTCTCTgttttgataaagatgccagcaTAAATGTCAACTTGTCTTCTCCATCTTGCTCAAATTTATCTGAAAACTATGATAACTTAAATGATGGTCATCTGTTGCACTCTTCTATCAGTAGTTCAACAACCAATGATCTAGACATGATTTCTAGTTCAACATCAGATTGTAGCACCAATTTATCATGTCTAGATGGAGTAGTAACTGATGGGCAGTATGCCGATAAATTCTATGAAAAGTACACTGAAAGAATGAGATGGTTTGATGTGCTCAATCATGAACGAACTTGTGGAATAA GTGCAATTTTTCACAAGCAATGGTCAAGTCCTAGCTCAGTTGAGAGCACTGGGATTGTGGACTTCTCACCCCCAAATAGCTCATGGAGCAAAATGACAGGAAAGAGGCTTCTAAAAAGTTTGGAGAGTGATTTTGAACTTGTGTATGTGGCTCAATCATGCTTATCATGGGAAGctctccatcatcaatacagaAAGGTTGAAGCTCTGGCAGGTCAAAATGGTGTGTTTTATAGTAATGTGGCAGGAGAGTTTCAAAAGTTTCAAGTTCTTCTGGAAAGATTTATGGAAGATCAAAGGAGTGACGGAAAGAGGGTATGGAGCTATGTGAGAGGAAGATTTTCATTCAAGAGTCTTCTCCAAGTTCCAGAGCTTCCAG gctttgtggAGGAGGAAAAGGGAGACATGAAAAGAGGAGCCTGTCGAGTGAAAGATGTGCTGAATGCCATAGAGAAGTGCATACAAGCCTTTTGGGTATTTgttaaaacagaaaacaaaaggtCTTGGTGGAAATTGAGAACCTCAACATGGACTTATCCAGCTGTAGAAGACGCAAGAGATTTGGCACTACTAGCTGAGCACACTAGATGTCTCTAG
- the LOC119996430 gene encoding uncharacterized protein LOC119996430 isoform X1, whose amino-acid sequence MAFLASCWIIIESVVIPDGLKKWFCLSFYIHPFFLFACQIFLWLRFLYACLSVIISFPFRVVCVMVLYIYKWFQSFVIYIFSFTRSTNFEVTEEGENLDVVPCFNHHNQTVVLNSCLTIAPTIYLPKVIEPLTDVFENETDGRDDAVLQEDEQVLCFDKDASINVNLSSPSCSNLSENYDNLNDGHLLHSSISSSTTNDLDMISSSTSDCSTNLSCLDGVVTDGQYADKFYEKYTERMRWFDVLNHERTCGISAIFHKQWSSPSSVESTGIVDFSPPNSSWSKMTGKRLLKSLESDFELVYVAQSCLSWEALHHQYRKVEALAGQNGVFYSNVAGEFQKFQVLLERFMEDQRSDGKRVWSYVRGRFSFKSLLQVPELPGFVEEEKEDEKRGACRVKDVLNAIEKCIQAFWVFVKTDNKKSWWKLRTSLWTCPIVEDPRDLALLAEITRILQKKEMLLKDSQGKERCCLRRGVKPPEETQKKMLHTMVDMKLVSRVLRMSVVSTSQLKWCKEKLDNIVFEEGKVVRAHSAPFLFPS is encoded by the exons ATGGCTTTCCTCGCGTCCTGTTGGATCATTATTGAATCTGTGGTCATCCCAGATGGATTAAAGAAGTGGTTTTGTTTGAGCTTCTATATCcatcccttttttctttttgcttgccAGATTTTTCTCTGGTTAAGATTTCTGTACGCATGCCTTTCGGTTATCATCTCTTTCCCTTTTAGAGTAGTCTGTGTTATGGTTTTGTATATATACAAGTGGTTTCAAAGTTTTGTCATCTACATTTTCTCATTTACTAGGTCAACTAATTTTGAAGTTACAGAAGAGGGAGAAAACTTAGACGTCGTTCCGTGTTTTAATCATCATAATCAGACAGTTGTTTTGAATAGTTGTTTAACCATAGCGCCAACAATATACTTACCTAAAGTGATAGAACCTCTGACAGATGTGTTTGAGAATGAAACTGATGGCAGAGATGATGCAGTTCTTCAGGAGGATGAGCAAGTTCTCTgttttgataaagatgccagcaTAAATGTCAACTTGTCTTCTCCATCTTGCTCAAATTTATCTGAAAACTATGATAACTTAAATGATGGTCATCTGTTGCACTCTTCTATCAGTAGTTCAACAACCAATGATCTAGACATGATTTCTAGTTCAACATCAGATTGTAGCACCAATTTATCATGTCTAGATGGAGTAGTAACTGATGGGCAGTATGCCGATAAATTCTATGAAAAGTACACTGAAAGAATGAGATGGTTTGATGTGCTCAATCATGAACGAACTTGTGGAATAA GTGCAATTTTTCACAAGCAATGGTCAAGTCCTAGCTCAGTTGAGAGCACTGGGATTGTGGACTTCTCACCCCCAAATAGCTCATGGAGCAAAATGACAGGAAAGAGGCTTCTAAAAAGTTTGGAGAGTGATTTTGAACTTGTGTATGTGGCTCAATCATGCTTATCATGGGAAGctctccatcatcaatacagaAAGGTTGAAGCTCTGGCAGGTCAAAATGGTGTGTTTTATAGTAATGTGGCAGGAGAGTTTCAAAAGTTTCAAGTTCTTCTGGAAAGATTTATGGAAGATCAAAGGAGTGACGGAAAGAGGGTATGGAGCTATGTGAGAGGAAGATTTTCATTCAAGAGTCTTCTCCAAGTTCCAGAGCTTCCAG gctttgtggAGGAGGAAAAGGAAGACGAGAAAAGAGGAGCTTGTAGAGTGAAAGATGTGCTGAATGCCATAGAGAAGTGCATACAGGCCTTTTGGGTATTTGTTAAAACAGACAACAAGAAGTCTTGGTGGAAATTGAGAACCTCGCTATGGACTTGTCCAATTGTAGAAGACCCAAGAGATTTGGCATTACTAGCTGAGATCACTAGAATTCTCCAGAAG AAAGAGATGCTCTTGAAAGATTCACAAGGGAAGGAAAGATGTTGCCTCAGAAGGGGAGTAAAACCTCCAGAAGAGACGCAAAAGAAGATGTTACACACAATGGTAGACATGAAGCTGGTTTCAAGGGTGCTTAGGATGTCTGTGGTTTCCACTTCACAACTTAAATGGTGCAAAGAAAAGCTGGACAACATAGTGTTTGAAGAAGGAAAGGTTGTGAGGGCACACAGTGCTCCTTTCTTATTTCCATCTTGA
- the LOC119996430 gene encoding uncharacterized protein LOC119996430 isoform X2, giving the protein MAFLASCWIIIESVVIPDGLKKWFCLSFYIHPFFLFACQIFLWLRFLYACLSVIISFPFRVVCVMVLYIYKWFQSFVIYIFSFTRSTNFEVTEEGENLDVVPCFNHHNQTVVLNSCLTIAPTIYLPKVIEPLTDVFENETDGRDDAVLQEDEQVLCFDKDASINVNLSSPSCSNLSENYDNLNDGHLLHSSISSSTTNDLDMISSSTSDCSTNLSCLDGVVTDGQYADKFYEKYTERMRWFDVLNHERTCGISAIFHKQWSSPSSVESTGIVDFSPPNSSWSKMTGKRLLKSLESDFELVYVAQSCLSWEALHHQYRKVEALAGQNGVFYSNVAGEFQKFQVLLERFMEDQRSDGKRVWSYVRGRFSFKSLLQVPELPGFVEEEKEDEKRGACRVKDVLNAIEKCIQAFWVFVKTDNKKSWWKLRTSLWTCPIVEDPRDLALLAEITRILQKRCS; this is encoded by the exons ATGGCTTTCCTCGCGTCCTGTTGGATCATTATTGAATCTGTGGTCATCCCAGATGGATTAAAGAAGTGGTTTTGTTTGAGCTTCTATATCcatcccttttttctttttgcttgccAGATTTTTCTCTGGTTAAGATTTCTGTACGCATGCCTTTCGGTTATCATCTCTTTCCCTTTTAGAGTAGTCTGTGTTATGGTTTTGTATATATACAAGTGGTTTCAAAGTTTTGTCATCTACATTTTCTCATTTACTAGGTCAACTAATTTTGAAGTTACAGAAGAGGGAGAAAACTTAGACGTCGTTCCGTGTTTTAATCATCATAATCAGACAGTTGTTTTGAATAGTTGTTTAACCATAGCGCCAACAATATACTTACCTAAAGTGATAGAACCTCTGACAGATGTGTTTGAGAATGAAACTGATGGCAGAGATGATGCAGTTCTTCAGGAGGATGAGCAAGTTCTCTgttttgataaagatgccagcaTAAATGTCAACTTGTCTTCTCCATCTTGCTCAAATTTATCTGAAAACTATGATAACTTAAATGATGGTCATCTGTTGCACTCTTCTATCAGTAGTTCAACAACCAATGATCTAGACATGATTTCTAGTTCAACATCAGATTGTAGCACCAATTTATCATGTCTAGATGGAGTAGTAACTGATGGGCAGTATGCCGATAAATTCTATGAAAAGTACACTGAAAGAATGAGATGGTTTGATGTGCTCAATCATGAACGAACTTGTGGAATAA GTGCAATTTTTCACAAGCAATGGTCAAGTCCTAGCTCAGTTGAGAGCACTGGGATTGTGGACTTCTCACCCCCAAATAGCTCATGGAGCAAAATGACAGGAAAGAGGCTTCTAAAAAGTTTGGAGAGTGATTTTGAACTTGTGTATGTGGCTCAATCATGCTTATCATGGGAAGctctccatcatcaatacagaAAGGTTGAAGCTCTGGCAGGTCAAAATGGTGTGTTTTATAGTAATGTGGCAGGAGAGTTTCAAAAGTTTCAAGTTCTTCTGGAAAGATTTATGGAAGATCAAAGGAGTGACGGAAAGAGGGTATGGAGCTATGTGAGAGGAAGATTTTCATTCAAGAGTCTTCTCCAAGTTCCAGAGCTTCCAG gctttgtggAGGAGGAAAAGGAAGACGAGAAAAGAGGAGCTTGTAGAGTGAAAGATGTGCTGAATGCCATAGAGAAGTGCATACAGGCCTTTTGGGTATTTGTTAAAACAGACAACAAGAAGTCTTGGTGGAAATTGAGAACCTCGCTATGGACTTGTCCAATTGTAGAAGACCCAAGAGATTTGGCATTACTAGCTGAGATCACTAGAATTCTCCAGAAG AGATGCTCTTGA
- the LOC119996472 gene encoding pentatricopeptide repeat-containing protein At2g36730: MVSFLIPTAKQSFPPNFSNCISNFLSKKHQCLFLLKLCFSFKHMSQIHAQIHVSGLHEDAFLQSELVRLCTLSAEKYLSFARSLLYRSVNTVPASWNMLIRGYMSDSTKDAMWVFVEMRRRGIRPNKLTFPFLIKACAVLSALEEGRQVHVDVVKHGLDSDVYVQNNLVNFYGSCKKIVNACHLFDEMSDRTVVSWNAVITACVENFLVDNAIEYFVKMRDCGFEPDETTMVVVLSGCSDLGNLSLGKWIHSQVIERGLVLNCQLGTALVEMYTKCGNIGYGKIVFNRMAERNVWTWSAMILGLAQHGFAHEALNLFHTMMKSSCICPNDVTFLGVLCACTHAGLVEDGYRYFHEMEYVHGIKPMMIHYGAMVDILGRAGCLREAYNFILDMPLKPDPVVWRTLLSAFSVHDVDNDGLADEVRKRLLELEPKRTGNLVIVANIYAEGGMWEKAAKVRKTMKHGRLKKMAGESCVELGGSIYRFFSGYDSRHEYDGVYQLLEGLNLHMKMASNL; the protein is encoded by the coding sequence ATGGTTTCGTTTCTAATCCCAACTGCCAAGCAGAGCTTCCCACCAAACTTCTCCAACTGCATTTCAAATTTCCTCTCAAAGAAGCACCAATGCCTCTTTCTCCTCAAGCTTTGCTTCTCATTCAAGCACATGTCGCAAATTCACGCCCAGATCCATGTCTCTGGTCTCCACGAAGATGCGTTTCTCCAGAGTGAACTGGTTCGACTTTGCACCTTGTCTGCCGAAAAGTACTTGTCTTTTGCCCGATCCCTTCTGTATCGCTCCGTAAATACAGTGCCCGCTTCGTGGAACATGCTTATTAGAGGGTATATGAGTGATTCAACGAAAGATGCCATGTGGGTTTTTGTTGAAATGCGTAGGAGAGGAATTAGACCCAATAAGCTCACCTTCCCGTTCCTTATCAAGGCGTGTGCTGTGTTATCTGCGTTGGAAGAAGGCAGGCAAGTCCATGTGGATGTGGTGAAGCATGGCTTGGATTCTGATGTTTATGTTCAAAACAATCTGGTTAATTTTTATGGTTCTTGTAAGAAGATAGTTAATGCGTGTcatttgtttgatgaaatgtctGACAGAACTGTGGTTTCATGGAATGCGGTGATAACTGCTTGTGTTGAGAATTTTTTGGTTGATAATGCGATTGAGTATTTTGTTAAAATGAGGGATTGTGGGTTTGAACCAGATGAGACCACAATGGTGGTTGTGCTTTCTGGTTGCTCCGACCTTGGTAACTTGAGCTTAGGTAAGTGGATTCATTCCCAAGTTATTGAGAGAGGGTTGGTTTTGAATTGCCAATTGGGTACTGCCCTTGTTGAGATGTATACAAAGTGTGGAAACATTGGTTATGGGAAGATAGTTTTTAATAGAATGGCTGAGAGAAATGTGTGGACGTGGAGTGCAATGATTTTGGGACTAGCCCAACATGGGTTTGCTCATGAAGCCCTTAACCTTTTCCATACTATGATGAAAAGTTCTTGCATATGCCCTAATGATGTCACCTTTCTTGGGGTTCTCTGTGCTTGTACTCATGCTGGATTGGTGGAAGATGGGTATAGGTACTTTCATGAGATGGAATACGTGCATGGCATTAAGCCAATGATGATACATTATGGTGCCATGGTGGATATCTTGGGTCGTGCTGGCTGTCTAAGAGAGGCTTACAACTTCATCTTGGACATGCCTTTGAAGCCTGACCCAGTTGTGTGGAGGACCTTGCTCAGTGCTTTCAGCGTCCATGATGTTGACAATGATGGTTTGGCGGATGAAGTAAGGAAGAGATTGCTTGAACTAGAGCCAAAGAGGACTGGGAATCTTGTGATCGTTGCAAATATATATGCTGAGGGTGGAATGTGGGAGAAGGCAGCAAAGGTGAGGAAAACTATGAAACATGGACGGTTGAAGAAGATGGCTGGGGAGAGCTGTGTTGAGTTAGGTGGCTCCATTTATAGATTCTTCTCTGGCTATGATTCTAGACACGAGTATGATGGGGTTTACCAGTTACTGGAAGGATTGAACTTGCACATGAAGATGGCTAGCAACTTGTAG
- the LOC119997491 gene encoding amino acid transporter AVT1I isoform X1 yields the protein MESSQSDEVSLTVPLIGEDRQRHHSKQEDYIEKEKIAGTTSSFNTSFHGLNALSGVGILSTPYALATGGWLSLVLLFVIALATFYTGLLIQRCMDADSTIKSYPDIGERAFGKKGRLLVSVFMNVELYLVATGFLILEGDNLHNLFPNVALEAGGFRLGGRQTFVIVVALVILPSVWVDNLSMLSYVSASGVLASAIILASIFWTAAFDGIGFHGKGTMINWSGIPTSVSLYAFCYCAHPVFPTLYTSMQKKHQFSNVLILCFVLCTFCYASMAILGYLMFGSDVQSQVTLNLPTNLLSSRVAIYTTLVNPIAKYALMVTPIVNSLRSRFPNHYAKKPFSLFICTSLVISNVVVALAIPFFGYLMTLVGAFLSVTASIILPCLCYSKISGIYRRFGWELLVNGSIVVLGVAVAITGTYTSLKQIIGHL from the exons ATGGAAAGTTCACAGAGTGACGAGGTCTCTCTAACAGTGCCTCTCATTGGTGAAGACCGACAACGTCATCATAGCAAGCAAGAAGACTACATAGAGAAGGAGAAGATAGCAGGCACCACTTCTTCCTTCAATACCTCTTTCCATGGCCTCAACGCTTTAtcag GAGTTGGCATACTTTCAACACCATATGCATTGGCTACAGGGGGGTGGCTAAGCTTGGTCCTCCTCTTTGTTATCGCCTTGGCAACCTTTTACACAGGCTTGTTGATTCAAAGATGTATGGATGCAGATTCAACTATCAAATCCTACCCTGACATTGGAGAGCGCGCATTTGGAAAAAAAGGCAGATTGTTAGTCTCAGTTTTCATGAACGTTGAGCTTTACTTAGTCGCAACAGGGTTCCTGATTCTAGAAGGAGATAACTTACACAATTTGTTTCCAAATGTGGCGCTTGAAGCAGGAGGTTTTAGATTAGGTGGAAGACAAACCTTTGTTATAGTCGTCGCGCTTGTAATTCTGCCTTCTGTTTGGGTGGATAATCTGAGCATGCTTTCTTATGTATCTGCAAGTGGAGTTTTGGCTTCTGCAATCATCCTTGCTTCAATTTTTTGGACTGCAGCTTTTGATGGGATTGGATTTCATGGAAAGGGAACAATGATAAATTGGAGTGGGATACCAACTTCTGTTAGCTTATATGCATTCTGTTACTGTGCTCATCCAGTCTTCCCAACTCTGTACACTTCTATGCAGAAAAAGCATCAGTTCTCCAAT GTTCTAATTCTATGCTTTGTCTTGTGTACCTTTTGTTATGCATCAATGGCGATTTTGGGGTACTTGATGTTCGGATCTGATGTTCAGTCGCAAGTGACGTTAAATCTTCCAACAAATTTACTCAGCTCAAGAGTGGCTATATACACCACCCTTGTCAATCCCATAGCCAAATATGCACTGATGGTTACGCCGATTGTGAATTCTTTGAGGAGCAGGTTTCCAAACCACTATGCTAAAAAGCCTTTTAGCCTCTTCATCTGCACTTCTTTGGTGATCAGCAATGTTGTGGTAGCTTTGGCTATCCCCTTCTTTGGCTATCTCATGACACTGGTTGGAGCATTTCTAAGCGTCACAGCGTCAATTATACTGCCATGCTTGTGTTACTCAAAGATTTCAGGTATCTATCGAAGATTCGGATGGGAATTGTTAGTCAATGGAAGTATAGTAGTCCTGGGTGTTGCAGTTGCCATCACCGGTACCTACACATCTCTTAAGCAAATAATAGGCCATTTGTAA
- the LOC119997491 gene encoding amino acid transporter AVT1I isoform X2 → MKAISSLAAPLLVDENQHHKLEDVESNCYDSNEGTSSVFSTIFNGLNTLSGVGILSTPYALATGGWLSLVLLFVIALATFYTGLLIQRCMDADSTIKSYPDIGERAFGKKGRLLVSVFMNVELYLVATGFLILEGDNLHNLFPNVALEAGGFRLGGRQTFVIVVALVILPSVWVDNLSMLSYVSASGVLASAIILASIFWTAAFDGIGFHGKGTMINWSGIPTSVSLYAFCYCAHPVFPTLYTSMQKKHQFSNVLILCFVLCTFCYASMAILGYLMFGSDVQSQVTLNLPTNLLSSRVAIYTTLVNPIAKYALMVTPIVNSLRSRFPNHYAKKPFSLFICTSLVISNVVVALAIPFFGYLMTLVGAFLSVTASIILPCLCYSKISGIYRRFGWELLVNGSIVVLGVAVAITGTYTSLKQIIGHL, encoded by the exons atgaaagcaatttcatcCTTGGCTGCGCCTCTCCTAGTTGATGAGAATCAACACCACAAGTTAGAGGATGTAGAGTCCAATTGTTATGATTCCAATGAAGGCACCTCCTCTGTCTTCTCCACCATTTTTAATGGACTCAACACTTTGTCAG GAGTTGGCATACTTTCAACACCATATGCATTGGCTACAGGGGGGTGGCTAAGCTTGGTCCTCCTCTTTGTTATCGCCTTGGCAACCTTTTACACAGGCTTGTTGATTCAAAGATGTATGGATGCAGATTCAACTATCAAATCCTACCCTGACATTGGAGAGCGCGCATTTGGAAAAAAAGGCAGATTGTTAGTCTCAGTTTTCATGAACGTTGAGCTTTACTTAGTCGCAACAGGGTTCCTGATTCTAGAAGGAGATAACTTACACAATTTGTTTCCAAATGTGGCGCTTGAAGCAGGAGGTTTTAGATTAGGTGGAAGACAAACCTTTGTTATAGTCGTCGCGCTTGTAATTCTGCCTTCTGTTTGGGTGGATAATCTGAGCATGCTTTCTTATGTATCTGCAAGTGGAGTTTTGGCTTCTGCAATCATCCTTGCTTCAATTTTTTGGACTGCAGCTTTTGATGGGATTGGATTTCATGGAAAGGGAACAATGATAAATTGGAGTGGGATACCAACTTCTGTTAGCTTATATGCATTCTGTTACTGTGCTCATCCAGTCTTCCCAACTCTGTACACTTCTATGCAGAAAAAGCATCAGTTCTCCAAT GTTCTAATTCTATGCTTTGTCTTGTGTACCTTTTGTTATGCATCAATGGCGATTTTGGGGTACTTGATGTTCGGATCTGATGTTCAGTCGCAAGTGACGTTAAATCTTCCAACAAATTTACTCAGCTCAAGAGTGGCTATATACACCACCCTTGTCAATCCCATAGCCAAATATGCACTGATGGTTACGCCGATTGTGAATTCTTTGAGGAGCAGGTTTCCAAACCACTATGCTAAAAAGCCTTTTAGCCTCTTCATCTGCACTTCTTTGGTGATCAGCAATGTTGTGGTAGCTTTGGCTATCCCCTTCTTTGGCTATCTCATGACACTGGTTGGAGCATTTCTAAGCGTCACAGCGTCAATTATACTGCCATGCTTGTGTTACTCAAAGATTTCAGGTATCTATCGAAGATTCGGATGGGAATTGTTAGTCAATGGAAGTATAGTAGTCCTGGGTGTTGCAGTTGCCATCACCGGTACCTACACATCTCTTAAGCAAATAATAGGCCATTTGTAA
- the LOC119997779 gene encoding ribosome biogenesis protein WDR12 homolog, with protein sequence MDMGIEIEEEEEISSRRIQVRFVTKLKDPSNTSISIPTNLIRYELSIVVNNLHQSGNSDWQSEPFDFLIDGELVQMSLEKFSSAKGISLEKMLEIEYVQAVAPWKEEEPSLHDDWVSAVDGSSSRFILTGSYDYLGR encoded by the exons ATGGATATGGGAatagaaattgaagaagaagaagagatatcGTCTAGGCGCATTCAAGTGCGCTTTGTCACAAAACTGAAAGATCCCTCCAATACTTCCATCTCAATCCCCACAAACCTCATCCGCTATGAACTATCTATCGTCGTGAACAATCTCCACCAATCCG GGAATTCTGATTGGCAATCTGAGCCTTTTGACTTTCTGATTGATGGCGAGCTGGTTCAAATGTCTCTGGAGAAATTCTCATCTGCCAAGGGAATTTCCTTG GAGAAGATGTTGGAAATTGAGTATGTACAAGCTGTGGCCCCATGGAAAGAGGAAGAGCCTTCTTTGCATGATGACTGGGTCAGTGCGGTAGATGGTTCTAGTTCTCG GTTCATTTTGACAGGGTCCTACGACTATTTAGGGAGGTAA